The genomic region CTTCACCTCGTCGCCGTCGCGACTGACCGTGTGCGCCGGCACGTCGATGCTGATCTGGTTGCCGGGCGGACCGATGGTCAGCATCTCCGGCGCCACGTCCTCGCCCCGCCGCAGCCGGGCCCGCATCCGGGCGACCAACTCCTTCGGCTTGAACGGCTTGACGACGTAGTCGTCGGCCCCGGACTCCAGCCCCAGCACCACGTCGACGGTGTCGCTCTTGGCCGTCAGCATCACGATCGGGACGCCCGATTCGCCCCGGATCGCCCGTGCCACGTCGATACCGCTCATTCCGGGCAGCATCAGGTCGAGCAGGACGATGTCGGGCCGGTTGTCGCGGAACGCGGCGAGTGCCCGTTCCCCGTCGGCAACGAAGGACGGGAGGAAACCTTCGCTGCGCAGCACGATGCCGAGCATCTCGGCGAGCGCGGGGTCGTCGTCGACCACCAGTACCCGGGCTCTCATGGGATTAATTTTCCATCCCCATTCACATCTGTGGGATCGGCGTTCGGCCGGAACGGTACCGCCGCGGGCAAGCTTGCCACAGTGAACCCGCGCCGCCGAGCGACCGCGCGCGGCACGGACCTGCGGTCCACCGGATCGGGCTGCGCGTGTCACCATGATCCCTGCGTGCGCCGCCGCGCGCCACCGTCGCTCGTTTCCCCCAGGAGTACGCGTGCCCGACGCCGGCCCGATCGCCGTGCTCCCGCGCCGCCCGCTCACCGTG from Micromonospora sp. WMMD812 harbors:
- the mtrA gene encoding MtrAB system response regulator MtrA, which produces MRARVLVVDDDPALAEMLGIVLRSEGFLPSFVADGERALAAFRDNRPDIVLLDLMLPGMSGIDVARAIRGESGVPIVMLTAKSDTVDVVLGLESGADDYVVKPFKPKELVARMRARLRRGEDVAPEMLTIGPPGNQISIDVPAHTVSRDGDEVKLTPLEFDLLVALARKPRQVFTREVLLEQVWGYRHAADTRLVNVHVQRLRAKIEPDPERPEIILTVRGVGYKAGTG